From Flavobacterium sp. 102, a single genomic window includes:
- a CDS encoding phosphoenolpyruvate carboxylase, with the protein MYTLPKIERFNQNVLSKYHIYNSVFITLPFDAIDNTGVLLPLFSEVCDNGFKNNWSPKQIVDFFADKYLDKATEEQKIELMFRFIQYVERQIVLFDAIEDAAFPIVNNLEGRGSLRDIKEKTEAKDKRKELIDFLETFNVRTVLTAHPTQFYPGSVLGIITDLTEAVRVNDLIKIKQLLAQLGKTPFFKKEKPTPFDEAVSLIWYLENVFYQTIGEMMQYLQKNIFEGNIIENPIINLGFWPGGDRDGNPFVTPEITENVAKRLRISILKCYYFDIRILRRKLTFNEVDKIITSLEFKLYRSVFYSQGEIFITLEELKNELNIVKQIIIEKHQSLYLDEINLLLQKITQFGFHFASLDIRQNSKIHNQVFDDIVGFLKREKELYFPENFDSMSENDKMEVVSKLKFDLNHHFFENELTRSTLDTIKLMREIQNDNGEKGCNRYIISNNESALNVIETFAMFRLLAWENPTVDIIPLFESVDDLQKAHEIMAQLYQNAAYRNHLKERKDKQTVMLGFSDGTKDGGYLMANWSIFKAKEMITKISREYGIKVIFFDGRGGPPARGGGKTHKFYASLGSTIENQAIQVTVQGQTISSNFGTLDSCRYNLENLLSAGVANQIFNKDENNLTEPEKAIIDTLANLGYEKYIDFKNHPKFIPYLEQMSTLKYYSKANIGSRPSKRNTDDKLNFADLRAIPFVSSWSQMKQNVPGFFGVGTALKHFEDADRWQEVQHLYNNSLFFRTLLENTMMSLAKSNFALTAYMKNDPEFGAFWQIIFDEFLETKRLLLKIAGHTELMQNYPDGKASIAMREQIVLPLLTIQQYASSQINELKKQPTFSEKLVNTYEKLVTRSLFGNTNASRNSA; encoded by the coding sequence ATGTACACCTTACCAAAAATCGAGCGTTTCAATCAAAATGTATTGTCTAAGTATCACATTTATAACAGTGTGTTTATCACGCTACCTTTTGATGCTATTGACAACACCGGTGTTTTATTGCCTTTGTTTTCTGAAGTTTGCGACAACGGTTTTAAAAACAATTGGTCACCCAAACAAATCGTAGACTTCTTTGCCGATAAGTATTTAGACAAGGCGACAGAAGAGCAAAAAATAGAGTTAATGTTTCGCTTTATTCAATATGTCGAACGTCAAATAGTATTGTTTGATGCCATAGAAGATGCTGCTTTTCCGATTGTCAATAATTTGGAAGGTCGAGGTTCGTTACGCGATATCAAAGAAAAAACCGAAGCCAAAGACAAGCGCAAAGAACTAATCGATTTTTTAGAAACTTTTAATGTGCGTACGGTTTTGACTGCGCATCCAACTCAGTTTTATCCGGGTTCTGTACTTGGAATTATCACCGACTTGACTGAAGCGGTTCGCGTAAATGATTTGATTAAAATCAAACAACTATTGGCTCAACTCGGGAAAACACCTTTTTTTAAAAAAGAAAAACCAACACCTTTTGACGAAGCGGTAAGCTTAATTTGGTATCTCGAAAATGTGTTTTACCAAACGATAGGAGAGATGATGCAGTATTTGCAAAAGAACATCTTTGAAGGCAATATCATCGAAAATCCGATAATCAATTTAGGCTTTTGGCCAGGTGGTGACAGAGATGGCAATCCGTTTGTAACACCAGAAATCACTGAGAATGTGGCGAAGCGTTTGCGCATTTCAATACTAAAATGTTACTATTTTGACATTCGGATTCTGAGAAGAAAATTGACATTTAATGAAGTCGATAAAATCATAACGAGTTTAGAATTCAAATTATACCGTTCAGTGTTTTATTCTCAAGGCGAAATATTTATCACTTTGGAGGAATTGAAAAATGAACTCAATATTGTCAAACAAATTATCATTGAAAAGCATCAATCGCTGTATTTGGACGAAATAAATTTGCTGTTGCAAAAGATTACGCAGTTTGGTTTTCATTTTGCGTCATTGGACATTCGTCAAAACAGTAAAATTCACAATCAAGTTTTTGATGATATAGTCGGTTTTTTGAAAAGAGAAAAAGAACTCTATTTTCCGGAAAATTTTGATTCAATGTCAGAAAATGATAAAATGGAAGTGGTTTCGAAGTTGAAGTTTGATTTAAACCACCATTTTTTTGAAAACGAATTGACGCGTTCAACATTGGATACCATAAAATTGATGCGAGAAATTCAAAACGATAATGGTGAAAAAGGCTGTAATCGTTATATCATCAGCAATAATGAAAGTGCGTTGAATGTGATTGAAACCTTTGCCATGTTCCGATTATTGGCTTGGGAAAATCCAACGGTGGATATTATTCCGTTGTTTGAATCGGTTGATGATTTGCAAAAAGCCCATGAAATTATGGCACAATTGTACCAGAATGCAGCTTATCGAAATCATTTAAAAGAGCGAAAAGACAAGCAAACTGTCATGCTCGGTTTTTCTGATGGAACCAAAGACGGTGGTTATTTGATGGCGAATTGGAGTATTTTCAAAGCCAAAGAAATGATTACCAAAATCTCACGCGAATACGGAATCAAAGTCATTTTCTTTGACGGTCGTGGCGGTCCGCCGGCGCGTGGTGGTGGCAAAACACATAAGTTTTATGCTTCGTTAGGTTCAACGATTGAAAACCAAGCGATACAAGTTACGGTGCAAGGGCAAACGATTAGTTCTAATTTTGGAACCTTGGATTCTTGTCGTTATAACTTAGAAAATTTGTTGAGTGCCGGAGTCGCGAATCAAATTTTCAACAAAGATGAAAACAATTTGACCGAACCGGAAAAAGCCATTATTGATACTTTGGCGAATTTGGGTTATGAGAAATACATCGACTTTAAAAACCATCCGAAGTTTATTCCCTATTTGGAGCAAATGAGTACGCTGAAATATTACTCTAAAGCCAACATTGGCAGTCGTCCATCAAAGCGAAATACAGATGATAAATTGAACTTTGCCGACTTGCGTGCGATTCCGTTTGTGAGTTCGTGGAGCCAAATGAAACAAAACGTTCCCGGATTTTTTGGGGTTGGCACGGCATTAAAGCATTTTGAAGATGCTGATCGTTGGCAAGAAGTTCAACATTTATACAACAACTCTTTATTCTTTAGAACATTATTGGAAAATACGATGATGTCTTTGGCTAAAAGTAATTTTGCACTAACTGCTTACATGAAAAATGACCCTGAATTTGGAGCATTTTGGCAAATCATTTTTGATGAGTTTTTAGAAACCAAACGACTGCTTTTAAAAATCGCCGGACATACCGAATTGATGCAAAATTATCCCGACGGAAAAGCATCCATTGCGATGCGTGAACAAATCGTTTTGCCTTTATTGACAATCCAACAATATGCTTCTTCACAAATTAATGAGTTGAAAAAGCAACCGACGTTTAGTGAAAAGTTAGTGAATACTTATGAAAAATTGGTGACACGTTCGTTGTTTGGGAATACTAATGCGAGTCGGAATTCGGCTTAA
- a CDS encoding Lrp/AsnC family transcriptional regulator: MSKFRLDEVDHQILDMLIDNTRIPFTDIAKKLLISAGTVHVRVKKMEDSGIIMGSSLSLDYEKLGYSFIAYVGVFLNNTSQTKFVLERINEIPYVTVAHVTTGKFNIFCKIRAKDTKHAKDVIFMIDDIEGVYRTETMISLEESINDKKRLMHTIFQELD, from the coding sequence ATGAGTAAGTTTCGCTTAGATGAAGTAGACCACCAAATCTTGGATATGTTGATTGACAACACCAGAATTCCATTCACTGATATCGCTAAGAAATTATTAATTTCAGCCGGAACAGTTCACGTAAGAGTGAAGAAAATGGAAGATTCAGGAATCATAATGGGTTCGTCATTGTCTTTGGATTATGAAAAATTAGGATATTCATTCATTGCTTATGTTGGTGTGTTTTTGAATAATACTTCACAAACTAAATTTGTTTTAGAAAGAATCAATGAAATTCCATATGTAACGGTTGCTCACGTAACTACGGGAAAATTCAACATTTTTTGTAAAATCAGAGCAAAAGATACCAAACACGCTAAAGACGTAATCTTTATGATTGACGATATCGAAGGAGTTTACAGAACAGAAACCATGATTTCATTGGAAGAAAGTATCAACGACAAAAAACGTTTGATGCACACTATCTTCCAAGAGTTAGACTAG
- a CDS encoding DNA primase — MRRIIVDYAKLTGDILNLLVEKFPEGYDDTDIIRFRNAQNELIEAVEVRTEDTIYLVKVSTKLASRMEKFDEEDDLDSVIEPIEPIKGLDDDEDAITADEDDEEVDLLKDGGGSDDADDDDDDDDYEDSDNNLDDEDDEE, encoded by the coding sequence ATGAGAAGAATTATTGTAGACTATGCCAAACTAACCGGAGACATTCTAAATTTATTAGTTGAAAAGTTTCCTGAAGGTTATGACGACACCGACATTATTCGTTTCAGAAACGCTCAAAATGAGTTAATTGAAGCGGTTGAAGTACGAACAGAAGACACTATTTACTTGGTTAAAGTAAGTACCAAACTTGCCAGTAGAATGGAAAAATTTGATGAAGAAGACGATTTGGATTCTGTAATCGAACCTATCGAACCAATAAAAGGATTAGATGATGATGAAGATGCCATTACAGCTGATGAAGACGATGAAGAAGTAGATTTACTTAAAGACGGTGGTGGTTCTGATGATGCAGATGATGATGATGACGATGATGATTATGAAGATTCAGACAACAATCTTGATGATGAAGACGATGAAGAATAA
- a CDS encoding M14 metallopeptidase family protein produces the protein MNYLDLHQQYKAESLFGRYITLEHIEPLLSKYPTTIVGYSVLGKPLYQLLLGSGKTKIFMWSQMHGNEGTTTKALFDFLNFLHSNTKESEAILNAFTFCLLPMLNPDGAELYTRENANSIDLNRDAQDLSQPESKVLRQVFETFQPDYCYNLHDQRTIFGVADSGHPATVSFLAPAYNDSRDINDIRIKAMNVIVAMNEVLQTLIPNQVGRFDDSFNINCVGDTFQYLKVPTVLFEAGHFPNDYEREETRKYIFVALVSGIQYFYENDIVDNKNDDYLKIPQNKVVFYDFVYKNVKINYDSNEKIINFAAQYKEVLNKGKVSFEARIAQIDNLESFFGHIVFDAHGETYHDDETNFPKIEQKADFYLGKNTKIVNGLIKN, from the coding sequence ATATATTACTTTAGAACATATTGAACCGTTACTGTCAAAATACCCAACGACCATTGTTGGCTATTCTGTTTTAGGAAAACCTCTTTACCAACTTCTATTGGGTTCTGGTAAAACCAAAATCTTCATGTGGTCGCAAATGCACGGCAACGAAGGCACAACGACAAAAGCGTTATTCGATTTCCTTAATTTTCTCCATTCAAATACCAAAGAAAGCGAAGCAATTTTAAACGCGTTTACTTTTTGTTTGTTGCCAATGTTGAATCCTGACGGCGCTGAATTATATACCCGTGAAAACGCCAACAGTATTGATTTAAATCGAGATGCACAAGATTTATCCCAACCGGAAAGCAAAGTGTTGCGTCAGGTTTTTGAAACTTTTCAGCCTGATTATTGCTACAATCTTCATGACCAACGTACCATTTTTGGCGTAGCCGATTCGGGTCATCCTGCGACGGTTTCGTTTTTGGCTCCGGCTTATAATGACTCTCGAGACATAAATGATATTCGCATCAAAGCGATGAATGTTATAGTGGCGATGAATGAAGTATTACAAACTTTGATCCCAAACCAAGTGGGAAGATTTGACGATTCCTTTAATATTAATTGTGTCGGAGATACGTTTCAGTATTTAAAAGTGCCAACTGTTTTGTTTGAAGCCGGACATTTCCCAAATGATTACGAGCGAGAAGAAACCCGGAAATACATTTTTGTCGCCTTAGTGTCTGGAATACAATATTTTTACGAAAACGATATAGTTGACAACAAAAACGATGATTATTTAAAAATTCCGCAAAATAAAGTCGTTTTTTATGATTTTGTTTATAAAAATGTTAAAATAAATTATGATAGTAATGAAAAAATTATCAATTTTGCAGCACAATACAAAGAAGTTCTAAATAAAGGCAAAGTTAGTTTTGAAGCAAGAATTGCTCAAATAGATAATTTAGAAAGTTTTTTTGGTCACATAGTATTTGACGCTCATGGCGAAACGTATCATGATGACGAAACTAATTTTCCGAAAATCGAACAAAAAGCTGATTTTTATTTAGGAAAAAATACAAAAATTGTTAATGGTTTGATAAAAAACTAA
- a CDS encoding DinB family protein, which yields MKKSQLNTDEYAAYYGTYIDNVTEEYNLVEELEISVHRLVKFVQNIPMDKFDYRYAEGKWTIKDILLHLIDAERIFAYRALRFARNDETALASFDENTYVDEAHANSRSIQDLLSEMLVVRQSTLALFKSFSEEQLLRRGIASNNLMSVRALGFTIIGHQNHHQRVFEERYL from the coding sequence ATGAAAAAATCACAACTTAACACCGATGAATATGCCGCTTATTACGGAACTTACATTGACAATGTAACCGAAGAATACAACTTAGTCGAAGAATTGGAAATCTCAGTTCATCGCTTAGTTAAGTTTGTTCAAAACATTCCGATGGATAAATTTGATTACCGCTACGCCGAAGGCAAATGGACGATAAAAGACATCTTGTTGCATCTTATTGATGCCGAAAGAATTTTTGCTTATCGTGCTTTACGCTTTGCCCGAAATGACGAGACCGCTTTGGCGAGTTTTGACGAAAACACTTATGTAGATGAGGCGCATGCCAACAGTAGAAGTATTCAAGATTTATTGAGCGAAATGTTGGTGGTAAGACAATCGACTTTGGCTTTATTCAAATCTTTTTCGGAAGAACAATTGTTGCGAAGAGGCATTGCTTCAAACAATTTGATGTCGGTTAGAGCTTTAGGATTTACGATTATTGGTCACCAAAATCACCACCAACGGGTCTTTGAAGAAAGATATTTGTAA